In a genomic window of Glaciimonas sp. PCH181:
- a CDS encoding DUF1353 domain-containing protein — protein sequence MSAFLSKLQMENATDMDDGLWVLTAPLFYQSDVAKQTFIVPRGFKTDLASVPRLPVVFLLAGATSNEAAALHDFLYSTHPVTRSVADAVLKEASAVTGVPVWRRWLMYIGVRIGGASHWDPVAPIEPPEQSLGGA from the coding sequence ATGAGCGCGTTTCTGTCCAAGTTGCAAATGGAGAACGCGACCGATATGGACGATGGGCTGTGGGTACTGACTGCGCCATTGTTCTATCAGTCCGATGTTGCGAAGCAAACCTTCATCGTTCCAAGGGGCTTCAAAACGGACTTGGCCAGCGTGCCGCGCTTGCCAGTCGTATTCTTGCTAGCTGGTGCGACCTCAAATGAGGCAGCGGCGCTGCATGATTTTCTGTACTCCACACACCCAGTGACACGTAGTGTGGCTGATGCGGTCCTGAAAGAGGCATCGGCAGTAACTGGCGTTCCGGTATGGCGGCGCTGGCTTATGTATATTGGGGTGAGGATCGGCGGCGCGTCACATTGGGATCCGGTAGCGCCGATTGAGCCGCCAGAGCAATCACTCGGAGGCGCGTGA
- a CDS encoding glycoside hydrolase family 73 protein, with amino-acid sequence MAEVGGLMAPQEFIAAIGVSAQASMRLTKIPASFTIAQSALESSWGGSQLSTLGCNLFGVKADSSWKGATLNLPTKEFLSGKWVIVPATWRKYANWLDCLNDHGAFITGNKRYQPAFAHTGDPEAFAKAIAVAGYATDPQYSGKIISVIRTHNLTSFDRGAHD; translated from the coding sequence ATGGCCGAAGTGGGGGGATTGATGGCGCCGCAAGAATTTATCGCCGCTATCGGCGTATCAGCACAAGCATCAATGCGTCTTACCAAAATTCCGGCCAGCTTCACCATCGCACAGTCCGCGCTCGAATCGTCTTGGGGGGGATCGCAATTGTCTACTCTGGGCTGCAATCTGTTCGGAGTGAAGGCTGATTCATCCTGGAAGGGCGCGACACTCAATCTCCCGACGAAAGAGTTCCTGTCCGGTAAGTGGGTAATTGTACCGGCGACGTGGCGCAAGTATGCCAACTGGCTGGACTGCCTGAATGATCATGGCGCGTTTATCACTGGGAATAAGCGCTACCAACCGGCATTTGCGCATACCGGCGATCCGGAGGCATTCGCCAAGGCTATCGCTGTCGCAGGGTATGCAACCGACCCGCAATACTCGGGCAAGATCATTTCAGTAATTCGCACACATAACCTAACGAGCTTTGATCGTGGCGCCCATGATTAA